The following are encoded together in the Eriocheir sinensis breed Jianghai 21 chromosome 28, ASM2467909v1, whole genome shotgun sequence genome:
- the LOC127004729 gene encoding uncharacterized protein LOC127004729: MVSHGVSMAVAALLVLVAAVAGEPGFLKGRQRCQTHYKQVPHYETVIKKIPIYQTLYNEQYVPAPIYHTEYITKYQNDYATEYVPEYVYTTLYTKEYAYVTKTDIKYNTQYKTEYVPQYVTVTKTQESYITECPKSPYTPY; this comes from the exons ATGGTGTCGCACGGCGTGAGCATGGCGGTGGCGGCGTTGTTGGTGCTGGTGGCGGCTGTTGCAGGCGAGCCCGGCTTCCTGAAGGGTCGCCAACGCTGCCAAACACACTACAAGCAGGTGCCGCACTACGAGACGGTGATCAAGAAG ATCCCTATCTACCAGACGCTCTACAACGAGCAGTACGTCCCTGCGCCGATCTACCACACGGAGTACATCACCAAGTACCAGAATGATTACGCAACAGAGTACGTGCCCGAGTACGTCTACACCACTCTGTACACCAAGGAGTACGCTTACGTCACCAAGACCGACATTAAATACAATACTCAGTACAAGACCGAGTACGTGCCCCAGTACGTGACGGTGACCAAGACCCAGGAGTCCTACATAACGGAATGCCCCAAGTCCCCGTACACTCCCTACTGA